The following proteins are encoded in a genomic region of Haloarcula marina:
- a CDS encoding proteasome assembly chaperone family protein: protein MAHIQIHRDDIELDDPTLVEGLPGIGLVGKIAADHLVDVFDMVHYGTAHCEGLPEIAVYEAGDPTVRGPVRLYADAERDLLVLQSDAPVSPSSAEEFASCIVGWFDSHGVTPIFLSGMPAEKEGVPSVYGIATGDGAALLEDADVDAPTESGAVTGPTGALVHEAQRVGLTGVGLIVQADPRFPDPEAARALLNTAVGPLGSFEVDTDALVEQADEIGQAKERLAQQMQEGDDESTSARPLGMFQ from the coding sequence ATGGCGCACATCCAGATACACCGGGACGACATCGAACTCGACGACCCGACGCTCGTCGAGGGCCTCCCGGGCATAGGATTGGTGGGGAAAATCGCCGCCGACCACCTCGTCGACGTGTTCGACATGGTTCACTACGGGACGGCCCACTGCGAGGGCCTGCCCGAGATAGCGGTGTACGAGGCGGGCGACCCGACGGTCCGCGGGCCGGTCCGCCTCTACGCCGACGCCGAGCGTGACCTCCTCGTTCTCCAGAGCGACGCGCCGGTGTCGCCGTCGTCGGCCGAGGAGTTCGCCAGTTGCATCGTCGGGTGGTTCGACAGCCACGGCGTGACGCCCATCTTCCTGAGCGGGATGCCCGCCGAGAAGGAGGGCGTCCCGTCGGTGTACGGCATCGCCACCGGTGACGGCGCGGCCTTGCTGGAGGACGCCGATGTGGACGCCCCCACCGAGTCCGGCGCGGTCACCGGCCCGACGGGGGCGCTCGTCCACGAGGCACAGCGCGTCGGCCTCACCGGTGTCGGACTCATCGTCCAGGCCGACCCGAGGTTCCCGGACCCCGAGGCCGCGCGGGCGCTCCTGAACACGGCCGTCGGCCCCCTCGGGTCGTTCGAGGTCGACACCGACGCGCTGGTCGAGCAGGCCGATGAAATCGGGCAGGCCAAAGAGCGCCTCGCCCAGCAGATGCAGGAGGGCGACGACGAGAGCACGAGCGCGCGGCCGCTGGGGATGTTCCAGTAA
- the sppA gene encoding signal peptide peptidase SppA, whose product MVDEDTVARVALVLVVVIAAVLVSAFAFLFVPGDLAELLGVLLVVAVAALAARIGGNLAGSLLPAHNVAEVAVEGPITRDGGGGPLSAPGGAGADDIVEQITRADEDRGAEALLLKLNTPGGAIVPSEDIRIAAERFDGPTVAYATDVCASGGYDIAAGCDELWAREGSIVGSIGVIGSRVNAKDLADRAGLSYEQFTAGEYKDAGTPLKEMDEDERAYLQGLVDDYYDQFVETVAEGRDLDDETIRETEARVFLGEEAHERGLVDELGTREAVEERLEARLGEEVTVAEFEPQRSLAARLRGGARHAAYAFGSGLASHFDGDVDGLSFRR is encoded by the coding sequence ATGGTCGACGAAGATACGGTCGCGCGAGTCGCCCTCGTGCTGGTGGTCGTCATCGCGGCGGTGCTCGTGAGCGCGTTCGCGTTCCTGTTCGTCCCCGGTGACCTCGCGGAACTCCTTGGCGTCTTGCTGGTGGTCGCAGTCGCGGCCCTCGCGGCACGCATCGGCGGGAATCTCGCCGGGTCGCTCCTGCCCGCGCACAACGTCGCCGAGGTGGCCGTCGAAGGCCCGATTACGCGCGACGGCGGTGGCGGCCCGCTCAGCGCCCCCGGCGGGGCCGGAGCAGACGACATCGTCGAGCAGATAACGCGCGCCGACGAGGACCGCGGCGCAGAGGCGCTCTTGCTGAAACTGAACACGCCCGGCGGCGCGATCGTCCCGAGCGAGGACATCCGCATCGCCGCCGAGCGCTTCGACGGGCCGACCGTGGCCTACGCGACGGACGTGTGTGCCAGCGGCGGCTACGACATCGCCGCTGGCTGTGACGAACTGTGGGCGCGGGAAGGCTCTATCGTCGGGTCCATCGGCGTCATCGGCTCTCGGGTCAACGCGAAGGACCTCGCCGACCGCGCGGGCCTCTCCTACGAGCAGTTCACCGCCGGGGAGTACAAGGACGCCGGGACGCCCCTGAAGGAGATGGACGAGGACGAGCGCGCCTACCTCCAAGGCCTCGTCGACGACTACTACGACCAGTTCGTCGAGACGGTCGCCGAAGGCCGGGACTTGGACGACGAGACCATCCGGGAGACGGAGGCTCGCGTCTTCCTCGGCGAGGAGGCACACGAGCGCGGCCTCGTCGACGAACTCGGAACCCGCGAGGCAGTCGAGGAGCGCCTCGAAGCCCGACTCGGCGAGGAAGTCACCGTCGCCGAGTTCGAACCACAGCGGAGCCTCGCCGCGCGACTGCGAGGCGGCGCACGACACGCCGCCTACGCGTTCGGGTCGGGTCTCGCCAGTCACTTCGACGGGGACGTGGACGGTCTCTCCTTCCGTCGGTAA
- a CDS encoding DUF373 family protein — translation MSTLVVCIDRDSPVADECPVVGSDAVESMITETGVVDPEDSRINCLLEGLRVAEDLEADGDDTVVAVVGGGGDAVGVDRSIAKQTDDLVAEYDPDSAVVVVDSAEDERLVPIIESRVRVDAVDRVVVRQARDIESTYYLLKQFLADEELRKTVLVPLGLAMIAFPILLIVVDSTTMAVGAIAAAFGVFLIYKGMGIDTYLSRLPGQIREALYSGQVSLVTYVVAGGLSVVGLFAGALELSQTASSGPFILANRFLFESVPWLTAAALAASLGRLLDELLQREGVRSAYVNLPFGAVAVGLVVRGFSAYFLERAGVFDRFRVPSMDFGIIEVTEFSMDAGTRLALFILAGILISLVGVRVAAYVSQSDIEQELAE, via the coding sequence GTGAGCACGCTGGTGGTGTGCATCGACCGGGACAGCCCGGTGGCGGACGAGTGCCCGGTCGTCGGAAGCGACGCCGTCGAGTCCATGATTACCGAAACGGGCGTCGTCGACCCAGAGGACAGCCGCATCAACTGTCTGCTCGAAGGCCTCCGCGTGGCCGAGGACCTCGAAGCCGACGGCGACGACACCGTCGTCGCGGTGGTCGGCGGCGGCGGCGACGCCGTGGGGGTGGACCGCAGCATCGCCAAACAGACGGACGACCTCGTCGCCGAGTACGACCCCGATTCGGCCGTCGTCGTCGTCGACAGCGCCGAGGACGAGCGACTGGTCCCCATCATCGAGAGCCGCGTCCGCGTCGACGCCGTGGACCGCGTCGTCGTCCGGCAGGCCCGCGACATCGAGTCGACGTACTACCTCCTGAAGCAGTTCCTCGCCGACGAGGAGCTACGGAAGACGGTGTTGGTCCCGCTGGGACTGGCGATGATAGCGTTCCCAATCCTGCTCATCGTCGTCGATAGCACGACCATGGCCGTTGGCGCTATCGCCGCCGCCTTCGGCGTCTTCCTCATCTACAAGGGGATGGGTATCGACACCTACCTCTCGCGGCTTCCGGGGCAGATTCGGGAGGCGCTGTACTCCGGGCAGGTGTCGCTCGTCACCTACGTCGTCGCGGGTGGCCTCTCCGTCGTCGGTCTCTTCGCTGGCGCGCTGGAACTCTCTCAGACTGCATCGAGCGGCCCGTTCATTCTCGCGAACCGCTTCCTGTTCGAGAGCGTGCCGTGGCTGACGGCGGCGGCGCTCGCGGCCTCGCTGGGCCGACTGCTCGACGAACTCCTCCAGCGCGAAGGGGTCCGGAGCGCGTACGTCAATCTCCCCTTCGGGGCCGTCGCCGTCGGCCTAGTCGTCCGCGGCTTCTCGGCGTACTTCCTCGAACGGGCGGGCGTGTTCGACCGCTTCCGCGTCCCGTCGATGGACTTCGGCATCATCGAAGTCACCGAGTTCTCGATGGACGCCGGGACCCGTCTCGCGCTGTTCATCCTCGCGGGCATCCTCATCAGCCTCGTCGGCGTCCGCGTCGCCGCCTACGTCAGTCAGTCGGACATCGAGCAGGAACTGGCCGAATAG
- a CDS encoding diphthine--ammonia ligase, which translates to MTDGAWISLFSGGKDSSWALYRALERGYPVERLVTVHPEGDSYMYHVPATRLASLAAESIGIPLVEVEPDDFEADDAVDSGQQGDEELEPLEAALRELDAELPDGIAGVTAGAVESEYQTTRIEAMAERLEANVFAPLWQENPRDLADAMLDAGFEIRIIRVAAYGLDESWLGRRLDADALDELEALNEEYGVHILGEGGEFETLVTDGPHMDRRIELEYETEWDGSRGTIVVEDAWLAEDEP; encoded by the coding sequence ATGACAGACGGCGCGTGGATTTCGCTGTTCTCCGGCGGGAAGGACTCTTCGTGGGCGCTGTACCGAGCGCTCGAACGCGGCTATCCGGTCGAGCGACTGGTGACGGTCCACCCCGAGGGCGATTCGTACATGTACCACGTTCCGGCGACGCGGTTGGCCTCGCTGGCCGCCGAGAGCATCGGCATCCCCCTCGTGGAGGTCGAACCCGACGACTTCGAGGCTGACGACGCCGTCGACTCGGGCCAGCAGGGCGACGAGGAACTCGAACCGCTGGAAGCGGCCCTGCGCGAACTCGACGCCGAACTCCCCGACGGCATCGCCGGGGTCACCGCCGGGGCCGTCGAGAGCGAGTACCAGACCACCCGCATCGAGGCGATGGCCGAGCGACTCGAAGCGAACGTGTTCGCGCCGCTGTGGCAGGAAAATCCGCGCGACCTCGCAGACGCGATGCTGGACGCGGGATTCGAAATCCGCATCATCCGCGTCGCCGCCTACGGCTTGGACGAGTCGTGGCTTGGCCGCCGCCTCGACGCCGACGCGCTGGACGAACTCGAAGCCCTGAACGAGGAGTACGGCGTCCACATCCTCGGCGAAGGCGGGGAGTTCGAGACGCTGGTGACTGACGGGCCGCACATGGACCGACGCATCGAGTTGGAGTACGAGACGGAGTGGGACGGGTCGCGAGGCACTATCGTCGTCGAGGATGCGTGGCTGGCCGAGGACGAACCGTAG
- a CDS encoding sugar phosphate nucleotidyltransferase, with amino-acid sequence MDAIVLAGGYATRLWPVTKNRPKMLLPVGESTVIDRILGELEAEDRISDVYVSTNERFADDFNEHFAESSYDKVSLTVEETNEEAEKFGVVGALAQLVDREGLGDEDLLVVAGDNLMDFGIDEFIDHFDSYDDPTLAAYDVGSLEKAKSYGLIETEGDEVVDFQEKPDNPKSTLVSIACYAFPADAIRFDEYLSGGNNPDEPGWFIQWLVENGPVRSFTFDGAWYDIGTPQSYLEAVAWELGGENVVAESASVENTTLGENVHVLDGAEVVNSSLDNTVVFPNATIIDADIRNSIIDKDTHIESLDLSGALIGAHTQLTNGN; translated from the coding sequence ATGGATGCGATAGTCCTCGCGGGCGGGTACGCGACCCGGCTTTGGCCGGTCACGAAGAACCGGCCCAAGATGCTTCTCCCGGTCGGTGAGTCCACCGTCATCGACCGCATCCTCGGCGAACTCGAAGCCGAGGACCGTATCTCCGACGTCTACGTCAGCACGAACGAGCGATTCGCCGACGACTTCAACGAGCACTTCGCCGAGAGTTCGTACGACAAAGTCTCGCTGACCGTCGAGGAGACCAACGAGGAAGCCGAGAAGTTCGGCGTCGTGGGTGCGTTGGCCCAACTCGTCGACCGCGAGGGACTCGGCGACGAGGACCTACTGGTCGTCGCCGGTGACAACCTCATGGACTTCGGCATCGACGAGTTCATCGACCACTTCGACTCCTACGACGACCCGACGCTGGCGGCCTACGACGTGGGGTCGCTGGAGAAAGCGAAGTCCTACGGCCTCATCGAGACGGAGGGCGACGAAGTCGTCGACTTTCAGGAGAAACCCGACAACCCCAAGAGCACGCTCGTCTCCATCGCCTGCTACGCTTTCCCGGCCGACGCCATCCGGTTCGACGAGTACCTCTCGGGCGGAAACAATCCCGACGAACCCGGCTGGTTCATCCAGTGGCTTGTCGAGAACGGCCCCGTCCGTTCCTTTACGTTCGACGGCGCGTGGTACGACATCGGCACGCCCCAGAGCTACCTCGAAGCCGTCGCGTGGGAACTCGGCGGGGAGAACGTCGTCGCCGAGAGCGCCAGCGTCGAGAACACCACGCTGGGCGAGAACGTCCACGTCCTCGACGGCGCGGAAGTCGTCAACTCCAGCCTCGACAACACCGTCGTGTTCCCGAATGCGACCATCATCGACGCCGACATCCGCAACTCCATCATCGACAAAGACACGCACATCGAGAGTCTGGACCTCTCGGGCGCGCTCATCGGCGCGCACACGCAGTTGACGAACGGGAACTGA